The genomic DNA CAAAGTTAGCTCAGCGGAAGGTAAACTATCTGAACCGCTCGGTATTCACTCCGGTGTATCGCAGGGGGGTATTCTTTGTCCCGCCCTTTTTTTGCTCTTCATAAATGATCTGCCTCTAGTAGACTCGATCCAGTTTATGCATCCGCACCTACCTTTGCTGAAGTCGAGGAGAAAATTAGACCTGACATTGACGCATGCATATCGATGTGGGCAAAGGAAGATAAAATGAAAATGCACCCAGCAAAGACAAAGTACAGTATAATCTCGAccaaacaaaaaattgcaaattcagCAAAACAAACAGTTGACGGCATGCAACTCACTAAGGTTAAGTCAGAACGTGTCTTAGGAGTATATATTGATAGTCATCTCACCTGGAACGAACACACTGAAACACTGCGCCAAAAACTACATCAAAGAATATTATTGCACTTTTAGCAAGAGCTCGGAAATATATACCAACCAAATATCGATTGCTTCCCTACAATGCCTAAGTATCAAACCGCTCTTTACTTATTGCTGTACTGTTCGGAGCGACTGTAGCTAAACCAACTTAGACGAACTGTTCAACGTCAAAAAACCCTGCGCTCGATAAATTTTGGATAGTCCTCGGGGTAAACGATCTTTTGATAATTTTCAAAAGCTTAAGTGGCTACCAATTGATCAAATATTCAAGCTCAATAAACTCGGCCTTTTAAACAAAGTCGTTGATGGAAGAGCACCGGAATACTTAATCACAATGTTGGGCTCACTTTGGTTTGAACACAAGATTTCTAAGCTAccagaacaaaaacattatacCGCTTACCGAAACCCAGAACCGAACCAATGGGGAGAACATTCTTCTATTCCACTATTATAAAAGAACTAAATGCTCTTAACTTAGAACCAACCACCTCCTTTACCTTGATGAAGACAACACTGACTAATAACGCCCCCTCAAACTATACAGTGgacaattttaaagttaaaaaaagttattcTGATTTTTAATATCATTGTAGATTGGATTCCCTTTATTACCAATGTATTCACTTCCGTTTTTAACAtctctcaattttttaaatctctagaatttttaagatcttttgttataatcactatttgtaaataggcttttcatcatgattgttgtaatttattattaccgattttgtttttagagggccaTTAGGGAGAATACTTTTCATAGTAATTGGTGTCACCCTCCTAGAATAAAGGTTATATGTTTTCCCATcgcaaagttatttttagaatacTGAAGAGTGAGGAAAAAGTCAAACCGGGTCAATTTTAGCCAACTCCACCAGCTGGCGACTCTGCGTGACGATCTGTTCCGTGGCTGCCGTGACATATTAGGGAgctaagcaacaacgacggcgactaccacgaaaacgtcacttaaaaagtgaagtcgcgctgcttcaaagtTATCAACCCTGTTACCGGGGCCTAGCCGAGGGCTGGCACaggtcataaaatgcaacgcgtttctgtgttttcaaagttacattgttagggatatatcgctgactgagatatatcgctggctcgttacttttgggaatgttcgctgagatatatcgctggttcAGAAATTTGAAGTAGGGAGCAACAACTGTAACCATGTAAATATTAATTCGATTAGTTTGCACACGGAATGGTTTAATGCGACTATATTTACCACTTATCAATAAATAAGATCCCTGTctattgcaaaatattgttacagtattcatcCTAGCGATGACAAAGCTTGGTCGACGCAGAACTGTGTACACTAcgacaaagcaaaaatcttaacttattaaacttgcatgcgtcaagctttgtttatgcgttTCAGTACCTTACAATTCGCACTCCCAACaggaaacttcgtcaaatattttccgacaaacaattaaaactcattAGGGGGAAGTCTTTCACTGCTTTGACTTACTCAAataacctttgtcacgcaatatttacgttagcgagatgcgcaaattctcaactgttcaaaattcgggattccctaacattttgccttttcacattattcattacaccttgttttcatctctaaagaatatttgcaataaaaaagattttcatgtcgcccgacaaacttgttgatgaaaaAGACCCTTCCACGTGGGTTGCcaagacaaaagtggccccggtaaaattcacgaagtgattcttgtttAATTCGTCGAATGCTGGCAATTATttgtggagttgaattctaaagactgtatcgaagttcaggaaaagaaaaagaaagtcgttgttttgtgttcacgtcctGCACAAAACTTGAATTGACACCGATATCCACGTCACAGTCGTACAGTGAcggcgaagaaatgtacaaaaaagcttcATGcccgtgcagagttgttgttttgccaatccaaatctattgcttttttggcGTTCTCGTTGACCTCGCATTCCTCGTTGCCTAAGCTCCATGTGGCAGTGCCATAATCGTTTCCCAgagctctgggaacgagattcaAAATGTTAGTCAGGGAGTCACGGAAGTGTCTCAATTTAAGTCTTGCCTTTTGCATAAAGCTACAAAGGATTGAGGTCACGCCTTGGGATCCCTCGTACAGGAGGCCGTGTACTAACCAACTGTGCTAGTCCccttatttcatgattttaactaGGCCTATAGGCGAGCAAACGATGATCCCTAAACTAGGCAAAAATGAGGTCTTATGAGTACAGTTACATGTAAAATATTGGTTTAAAGTATGATCGATCAATTAATGTCTATCATCTATATAACGAATTCGCGGTACCTGAAATGGGCCTAAATCAAGCAGTAAGATCACGCATTTTCAATCGTGTTTATATGGGCGATCACTTCATATGCCTTTTCAAGTAAAGTTActtactcaggggcacccaacgtcaatttttggaaaatatctggtcggaagacgatttgagatctagaattttcggaacatttgttgtaaaatttcttgcttgcctgcctctcctgggattttcgaacatctaaaaaatggtataatttcccatttttaacggatttttaccctaaaaaggtcacctagaattttcaggagccttttttctcgctgaaattttcgaaaaggtaagttttgacccctataattttcggatcactagacttccagctaggaaatccgaacagatgaaaaattttttaggagaaaaaaatatgcctatatctaacatttaaatactaaaatacgttcaacaatgctatgttcaagtagttttgaactatattctcgctgggtgcccctgactttcTAACCACTGTTCAGTACGAAGTTTTTTGTGTCGAGGGTTGCCCGGGGGAGATGgtaaaaggtaaaattaaagCTTTCATTATACATTCTCAAAGTGTTCAATTTGTAATCCATTCAAAGACAACATTAAAAATACCTATGCTTCTCTTTGCTTTAGGTGTTTAAGAAAGACAAACTTGCAGCGTGTTCTTTGGTTAAAAAGAAACCTGTTGCATCACAATCATTCACCTTTTTCAAGAACACACAGTCGTTCTACTCAAGTTTAGTGACTACGTTTAAGTTTGGCTTTACACTATCAGCGGGATTCACATTAGGCTTTACGCTCGACTATGTTTCCAAAAGAATATCAACCGTCAATCGTACAGTGGCTGGGAATATGCTGGAAATAAAGGCATCAACCTACCAATCCACACTGTACGACGACTGCATAATGAATGTAAAGAATTTGGAGCCGTCATTCCTGTCTGAGTTTGCCCAGTTACCAACTCAAATCGACCGGCCATGGTGGCCGACATCGTGGATGAGATACGAAGCTTTCCTCAAAAAATACGGTTCCCATATGGTGTCGTCAGTCATATATGGCGCCAGCATAAAACAGATGGCATTCGCTGAGAGCAAAAGTGAGTACACCGAAAGAGATTTCCAAGTAAACTGCTGCCTCCAGTTGGGTGGGTCAGCTGAAGCTGTCAGCGTCGATATTAACATTTGCGCTGGTATCACTAAGGATGAAATTAAACGGGTCAAACATATGGCAATGAGTGACAGTCTCATCATAAGGGGAGGCAGTGACGAAACTCGCAACGCCCTAATTGGAAAACGCACTGCTGAACTGATCAAAAAATTCATGACCGAAGCCAAGACGACCAATTCAACTATGGAATTCAAATTCACGTCTATATGGGACATTTTGAAAGGAACCTCCAAGGTCACCAGTGACAATTATCTCAGAGCAGTCAACCTAGAGAATTTCTATCTCGGTTACAGAAACTACGGATGCCCGTTTCAGAAGTCTGGAAATCAGATACTTCAAGTGTTCAATCACAGTCGATTTTCAACCCCGGACATGCCCATATATGAATGCTCCCTCGCCCCTGACGGTTGCCATAGTGACCATGACTGCCATTACGCAATTGGGGTCTTTTGCGCCTGTCGAGGCCGAACCTGTGTAGAGTACAAAGAGATTATGCTGGAAACCGGAGCTTTTAAGACTGTAGCTGTTCCACACCTGACGGATACAGCTTTTGAATTAGAGTGGAAAGGCTGTGACTGGAACCCCCGTTGGCCGGGATCCAGTTGTCAGTGCCGTAAAGAAAACCACCAACGAAGAGTGGTCTGGTCCTCCTTCCAGAAATCGGGCTGCAGATTGAGGGGTTGGGAACGTTTTCCAAGAAGAAGTCGACTGAGAAAAAATTAGTCAGATATGAACGTCTCCGCGCAGCGcgtttttaactattttcaCGTCTGTTAGTACCGCCATGTTGTGCTAGAGGCCATTAAAACGCAATAGTAAATCAATTATTAATCTGAACTTTTCACACTCCAAAAAGTTATTGAAAGATCTGCACATTAAAGGCATAAAAACGTAGCCTCTCCTACAGGAGAcctagggcctgtttacatggaagtgcGGGGCCCCAGCTAGATGGGGTAACCCGCTTAGATGGGGCAACCCGCCTGCCCTTGTAATCTatcattttaaaagtttacaTGACAGatggggtgaccatatgagagattatatagACAGGCGGTTATTCCACCAAAGCgggtaaacaacaacaacaactttattttgcGTCTGAGAGGATTGTAAAGGGCAGTTGACATAATATagcaaattccaaaacaatggTATCTTTAcaatttaccaaaaaaaaaagaaacatattaAAATAACATGAACTGAATAAACCTTACATGGAGTATTTTTATCGCGAAAATGAAATAACTTTTTCCGCACGTGTGCACATCTATGGCATgataatgacaaaaagaaagaaaaagtaaatggTTGCATTGAAAATAtcagaaatattattttcttgtctTCGATTTTGCTAAATAATTTGCAAGACTTATTTTATAGActaaattcgcggaaaaattgatctaaaaatatattattattagtcCGCGAAAACGCTGTTGCATGGGCACAAGGAAGTTGCTCGAACCGGCGGCTTATGGGGCTCCTG from Porites lutea chromosome 6, jaPorLute2.1, whole genome shotgun sequence includes the following:
- the LOC140940536 gene encoding DELTA-alicitoxin-Pse2b-like, which codes for MLLFLLLFVCFTSDAYERQLLGRGIYVPQANILGEMDNVGARVFKKDKLAACSLVKKKPVASQSFTFFKNTQSFYSSLVTTFKFGFTLSAGFTLGFTLDYVSKRISTVNRTVAGNMLEIKASTYQSTLYDDCIMNVKNLEPSFLSEFAQLPTQIDRPWWPTSWMRYEAFLKKYGSHMVSSVIYGASIKQMAFAESKSEYTERDFQVNCCLQLGGSAEAVSVDINICAGITKDEIKRVKHMAMSDSLIIRGGSDETRNALIGKRTAELIKKFMTEAKTTNSTMEFKFTSIWDILKGTSKVTSDNYLRAVNLENFYLGYRNYGCPFQKSGNQILQVFNHSRFSTPDMPIYECSLAPDGCHSDHDCHYAIGVFCACRGRTCVEYKEIMLETGAFKTVAVPHLTDTAFELEWKGCDWNPRWPGSSCQCRKENHQRRVVWSSFQKSGCRLRGWERFPRRSRLRKN